The DNA sequence TCCCTGCTCCTGGCCTACTATGCGAACATCATTGCGGGGATAGACTATGATACCTTTTCCAACCAGGGCGGCAGCCGTTTTTTCCTAAGGGCCCAGAATATCGTCAACCAGGCCCAGAATAACGGCTCTACCGGCTGGCGCTCCTTTGAAAATACCCGGAACCGCTATTGGCTGGCCGAAAACCTGCTCAATACGGAATTGAAACCTATCAGGGAATTAATGTATATTTACCATCACCAGGGGCTGGACACTTTCTTTGAGAATATGCCTCAAGGCAGAAGTACGCTCCTGGAAAACCTGGAACTGCTGCGGCAGGCAAATCAAAACCGGCCGTCTTCCATGCTGCTCCAGTTATTTTTTACGGCAAAATCAGATGAAATAGCCAATATACTGAAACAAGCCGCTCCCGGTGAACGCTCCAAAGCCATTAACCTGCTGGTGGAAATTGACCCCTCCAACGCGGAAAAATACAGGTCGGCAAATACAGAAGAAGCCGGTTCAGTCTTTAGCGGCCAGTAACAAATTTACCTATGCTAACCCGCTTAGCCATT is a window from the Anseongella ginsenosidimutans genome containing:
- a CDS encoding DUF4835 family protein codes for the protein MKCKPLSCLLLFFLALAGPVLSQDLYCRVQVSHPQIQTSDNSIFQSLQQAITDFMNNRKWTSDVFAPQERIEANIIITVSEWDGNTRFKASAQIQSYRPVYGTSYNSLVFTVNDENWEFNYSEQKPLEYALTGQNENLSLLLAYYANIIAGIDYDTFSNQGGSRFFLRAQNIVNQAQNNGSTGWRSFENTRNRYWLAENLLNTELKPIRELMYIYHHQGLDTFFENMPQGRSTLLENLELLRQANQNRPSSMLLQLFFTAKSDEIANILKQAAPGERSKAINLLVEIDPSNAEKYRSANTEEAGSVFSGQ